The following nucleotide sequence is from Chromobacterium rhizoryzae.
GATCTGGCTTCCATGCCCTGGGTCATGCCGGAAGGGCGTTTGGAGCGGGTGCGCCGCTGGGCGCCGGAGCCGGTGCCGTGGCTGGGTTATCACCTGGTGCGCAGCGCTTACGGGCTGGAAGAGAAACTGTGCGCCGACGGGAGCGCGCCGGCCTGGGCCCGGCGCGGCGCGGGCAAGCTGGCGGCGGCCCTGGAGGCTTTGCTGGCCTGATGGCCGGCGCGCGATATCGGGAGAACATTCATGTGGCGACGCATTGGGGTGGGGATCTGGGTCTGCTGCCTGGCCGTTCCGGCGCAGGCGGCCGAAGAGAAGGTGCTGAACGTCTACAACTGGAGTCATTACATCGGCAAACAGACCTTGCGGCGTTTCGAGAGCGAGACCGGCATCAAGGTGCGTTACGACGTATACGACAGCAATGAAATCCTGCAAGGCAAATTGCTGACCGGCCGCAGCGGCTACGATGTGGTGGGACCGTCGATGAGCTTCCTGGCCAATCAGCTGGCGGCGGGCGCCTTCCGGCCGCTGGACAAGGGCAAGCTGCCCAATTACCGCCAACTGGACCCGGCGCTGCTGCGGCAGCTGGCCGCGGCTGATCCCGGCAACCGTTACGCGCTGCCCTATCTGTGGGGCACCACCTCGGTGGCCATCGACGAAGACCGGGTGCGGCGGGCGCTGGGCGGCGCGCCGCCGCCGGCCGACGCGCTGGCCCTGTTGTTCGACCCGGCTTACGCGTCCAAGCTGCGCGGCTGCGGCGTTTCCATGATGATGTCCCCCAGCCAGGTGGCGGTGCAGGCCTTGATCTATCTGGGCAAGGACCCTGGCCGGAACCGGCCGGAGGATCTGCCCGCTGTCGCCGGCCTGCTGCGCGCGGTCCGGCCCTATGTGCGGGTGTTCACTTCCACGCCCATCAATGATCTGGTCAACGGCGAGCTCTGCGCGGCGATGATCTATTCCGGCGACGCCTACATCGCCGCGCGTCGCGCGGGCGAGGCCAAGAGCCCGCGCAAGATCCGCTACCTGCTGTCGCCCAAGGGCGCGGAGTTGTGGGTGGACACTTTCGCCATCCCCAAGGACGCGCCGCATCCGGACAACGCGCATCGCTTCCTCGATTTCATGATGCGGCCGGAGGTGATGGCGGAAATCAGCAATGAATTGTTCTATCCCAACGCCTTGCCGGCGTCGCGGCCTTTGCTGGATGGCGCGCTGACGGCGGACCGCAACCTCTATCCGGACGCGGCCGGCATGAGCAAGCTGCGCGGCCAGGGACGGGTGCCGCCGGCGCTGCAAAGGGAGCGGGTGAGGCTGTTCAATCAGTTCAAGAACAATAGCTATCGCTGAAGCGCTCCGAGGGCCGGCCCAGCAATTGGGCCGGCGTGCGGCCGAAAGTCTGTCGGAAGGCGGCGATGAAGGCGCTGGGGCTGTCGTAGCCGCAGCGCCAGGCGGCGGCGCCGACGGGCTGGCCGGCCGATAGATATTCCAGCGATTTCAACAGCCGCAGCCGACGGCGCCAGGCCTGGAAGCTGAGACCGGTCTGCTCCGGAAACAGACGGCTCAGGCTGCGCCCGCTGAGGCCGGCCCATTGCGCCCAGTCGTCGCGCGAGCGCGGGTCTTCGGGGGCCTCCGTCAGCGCGTCGGCGACCCGGCGCGCGCGCCGGTCTTGCGGCAAGGGCAGGCTCAGGCGCAAGGGCGGGCAGTGTTCCAATTCATCCAGCAAGACCTCCAGCAGCCGCAGCTCTCTGGGAAGGGGCGGCGTGGAAAAATCCAGCGCGCGCCGCATGATGGCGGGCGGCAGCGCGTCGCAGGAGATGGCTTGCGCGTCGGCCGGCAGCCGCGCGCAGGCCGCGGCGGCGAAGTGCAGGCTGATGCCGTCTATCAGGCCGTGGCGGTGCGAGGCGTGGCGCACGCCGGGAGGAATCCAGGCCAGGTGGCCGGGCGGCAGCCAGAGCCGGCCGCCGTCGGTGGCGATGTTCAGCACGCCGCGGCGCAGCAAGCTGAGCTGGCCGCTGTCATGGCTGTGCCAGGCTTCGGGGTCGGCGTCGTCGTGACGGATGCGGGCGGCGGCGAGCAGCATGGTTTGGCCTATTTGAGATATTGGATGACATTGTAGCGATAACGCGCCATCGGCGCCGGGACGGATACTGGCCATTGTGGCGGGACGGGCTTCGGCCGCGCCGCCCATCGTCGATATCACCCCTCTATAAGGAGTCAAACCATGCAAGACAGCGCTATCGCCGTGGTGCGCGAATTATTCGAATACGCATTGCTGCGCCCGGAACTGGACGAAAACCGTTTGGCGAAGCTGGTCCATCCCGATTATCGCCAGCAGGCGGACGGCCGCAGCTTGGATTACGCCGATTTCATCAAGCATTTGCGCCATCTGAAGCAGACGTGCAGCCGGGTCGATCTTGAAATCCTGAGCTGGGCGGAGCAGGGCGAGCGCGTGTTCACTCGCCATCGCGTCGCCGCGGACAAGCGGGACGGCGGCCGGGTGAGCATGCTGGTCATCGCCGAATTCCGCGTGCGCGACGGCATGGTGCGCGCCTGCGACGAACTGACGCATATGCTGAGCGGAACGACCGAGGACCGGGATCTGGGGTCCCGCCACTGATGCGGGCTTGACCGGG
It contains:
- a CDS encoding polyamine ABC transporter substrate-binding protein encodes the protein MWRRIGVGIWVCCLAVPAQAAEEKVLNVYNWSHYIGKQTLRRFESETGIKVRYDVYDSNEILQGKLLTGRSGYDVVGPSMSFLANQLAAGAFRPLDKGKLPNYRQLDPALLRQLAAADPGNRYALPYLWGTTSVAIDEDRVRRALGGAPPPADALALLFDPAYASKLRGCGVSMMMSPSQVAVQALIYLGKDPGRNRPEDLPAVAGLLRAVRPYVRVFTSTPINDLVNGELCAAMIYSGDAYIAARRAGEAKSPRKIRYLLSPKGAELWVDTFAIPKDAPHPDNAHRFLDFMMRPEVMAEISNELFYPNALPASRPLLDGALTADRNLYPDAAGMSKLRGQGRVPPALQRERVRLFNQFKNNSYR
- a CDS encoding nuclear transport factor 2 family protein, whose protein sequence is MQDSAIAVVRELFEYALLRPELDENRLAKLVHPDYRQQADGRSLDYADFIKHLRHLKQTCSRVDLEILSWAEQGERVFTRHRVAADKRDGGRVSMLVIAEFRVRDGMVRACDELTHMLSGTTEDRDLGSRH
- a CDS encoding AraC family transcriptional regulator codes for the protein MLLAAARIRHDDADPEAWHSHDSGQLSLLRRGVLNIATDGGRLWLPPGHLAWIPPGVRHASHRHGLIDGISLHFAAAACARLPADAQAISCDALPPAIMRRALDFSTPPLPRELRLLEVLLDELEHCPPLRLSLPLPQDRRARRVADALTEAPEDPRSRDDWAQWAGLSGRSLSRLFPEQTGLSFQAWRRRLRLLKSLEYLSAGQPVGAAAWRCGYDSPSAFIAAFRQTFGRTPAQLLGRPSERFSDSYCS